GCTTCGTGACGGTCAGCTCCTCGCCGTAGCGAGAGGCCGCGATGGTCAGCCCGGCGTCCGGACGCGCGAGTGCGTCGTCGATATCGGTCGAGTCGACGACGAACCCTGCCGCGGGCTCGTCGACGAGCTTCGCCCGAACCGGTCGTCGCGAAGAGACCCTGACGGAGACGCGCTCCCCCTCCCCGACCTCCATTCCGGAGGGCACGGGCAGGGAGACTGGGTGTTGCAGGCCGCAATTGACCCGTACGCGTCCATCAGCACCGACCTCGGTCACGATTCCCTGTCTTAACGACCCCGATTCGTCCGAACCGGAGCCGGTCCATGAGCGGACCCGGAGCGCCGGCAGGACCCCCGCGTACTCCAGTTCGCCCCGCCTGTCCCATACTTCCTTTCGGAGGTAGGGGGGTGTGGCGGCGTACCGCAGCACCGTTTCGACGAACCCGGCACCTCGCTTCTCGACCCCGTCGGGGTCGGGATAGACCGTCAGGCGGTCCACCCGGAATATCGCGGCCGCACGGGCCACGTAGCCGACTTTGCGAGTCGCCTCGCGTTTGTCTTCGGCTTCCCGGGTGAGGGATGCCGGCACGAGCACGCTGGTGGTCATGCCGTGACGCTTCCGCGCCGCGCCACTAGACTGTAGCGATACATCCCCAGCCCACCCTTAAAAAAAGCGCGCTTCACGCGCGCGGAGGAGAGGCTTTCACATGGCCACCGTTCACACATACACCGTTCGAAGCGCTTCGATACGTACCGGGTGGTCTCCGGTTGCCGTCGGGGTAGATATCGCCGCGATCGGCAGTCGAGCGAGCCGGCGGTCGAGCGCCACGCCGACTAGTCGTGGCTCGGTATCGTCTCGTCGCAGACCGGACAGCTACCGCGGCCCTGTCCGGCGTCGAGGTCGTTCGGCTGGCCTGTCCACCCGCAGACTGGACACTGAACTGGGTCGCCCGGCATAACGCGTATCGACACGCGTCGCCGGCCGGAAAAGCGTGGTGCCGGTCGGCCGACCGGGCGGGCGCCGTTCACCGTCGCGAATCGACAGGGGGCACGCCGGTTCCGTCGGCCACTCCGCCCGTTTCGGAAGTCTTTTATCCCTATCCGCCACTCCGTTATGATGTGAGGCGCGCCGGGTCGACCGGTGGGCGCCGAGCGTGCGTGCGACGGTGTTGAGCGGACGAAGTCCGCGATGCACGTCGCGAACGAAGTGAGCGACGGTGGTGTAGTGGTATCACAGGACCCTGCCACGGTCCTAACGCGAGTTCAAATCTC
This DNA window, taken from Halosimplex litoreum, encodes the following:
- a CDS encoding putative RNA uridine N3 methyltransferase yields the protein MTTSVLVPASLTREAEDKREATRKVGYVARAAAIFRVDRLTVYPDPDGVEKRGAGFVETVLRYAATPPYLRKEVWDRRGELEYAGVLPALRVRSWTGSGSDESGSLRQGIVTEVGADGRVRVNCGLQHPVSLPVPSGMEVGEGERVSVRVSSRRPVRAKLVDEPAAGFVVDSTDIDDALARPDAGLTIAASRYGEELTVTKLDQLVGRLRGGDGDASGAETSGSDESDASDGEAAPLGDLTVAFGAPERGLPPILGEDPDTVAAETGDERFDLWLNTVPDQGSEVVRTEEAVFATLSPLRLTR